One window of the Mycobacterium sp. SVM_VP21 genome contains the following:
- a CDS encoding diacylglycerol kinase has product MAIRVALIGTGNAGSIALRGLITNPAYELTGVWVSTAAKVGKDAGELAGLDVHTGIAATDDFEAIIGAKPEAAVYCAMGDTRLPDALKDVCRLLAAGINVIGTAPGVLQYPWGVIPDKFIAPIEDAARQGNSSVYVNGVDPGFVTDMVPLAFASTCQRIEQIRCLEIADYATYDGAEVMFDVMGFGNSLDNVPMLLQPGILSIAWGATIRELAAGLGVTLDAITDSSEREPAPEAFDIAAGHIPKGGVAALKFEINGIVDGKPLIVVEHVTRLRSDLRPDWAQPAQPGGSYRVEITGEPSYSVDICPTSRHGDHNYAAIAVGVGRVVNAIPAVVAAPAGIVTTLDLPLVGAPAVIATTTD; this is encoded by the coding sequence GTGGCCATACGCGTCGCCCTGATCGGGACCGGCAACGCCGGAAGTATCGCCCTGCGTGGGCTGATCACCAATCCCGCCTACGAGCTCACCGGAGTGTGGGTCTCGACAGCAGCCAAAGTGGGCAAGGACGCCGGTGAGCTCGCCGGTCTCGACGTCCACACCGGTATCGCCGCCACCGACGACTTCGAGGCGATCATCGGCGCCAAGCCCGAGGCCGCGGTCTACTGCGCGATGGGCGATACCCGACTGCCGGACGCGCTCAAGGACGTCTGCCGGCTGCTGGCCGCCGGCATCAATGTCATCGGAACCGCCCCAGGGGTGTTGCAATACCCCTGGGGCGTCATCCCGGATAAGTTCATCGCGCCTATCGAGGATGCAGCCCGACAAGGCAATTCGAGCGTGTACGTCAACGGTGTCGATCCCGGTTTCGTCACCGACATGGTGCCGCTGGCGTTCGCCAGCACGTGCCAACGCATTGAGCAGATCCGTTGCCTGGAGATCGCCGACTACGCGACCTATGACGGCGCCGAGGTCATGTTCGACGTGATGGGCTTCGGCAATTCGCTCGACAATGTGCCGATGCTGCTGCAGCCCGGCATCTTGAGCATCGCCTGGGGCGCCACAATCCGGGAGTTAGCCGCCGGACTGGGCGTGACCCTGGACGCCATCACCGACTCATCGGAGCGCGAACCCGCCCCGGAAGCCTTCGACATCGCCGCCGGCCATATCCCCAAAGGCGGTGTCGCCGCACTCAAATTCGAGATCAACGGCATCGTCGACGGCAAGCCCCTGATTGTGGTCGAGCACGTCACCCGGCTGCGCAGCGACCTGCGACCAGACTGGGCGCAGCCGGCACAGCCGGGCGGCTCCTATCGGGTGGAGATCACCGGCGAACCGTCCTACTCCGTCGATATCTGCCCGACCAGCCGGCACGGCGATCACAACTACGCCGCGATCGCCGTCGGTGTTGGCCGGGTGGTCAACGCGATTCCCGCCGTCGTCGCGGCACCGGCCGGAATCGTCACCACCCTCGACCTGCCGTTGGTCGGCGCACCCGCCGTCATCGCGACAACCACCGACTGA
- a CDS encoding nuclear transport factor 2 family protein, translating to MATSAPLPREAYEEWVERWLQANRDAEAAGDWRPLADFYSDDATYGWNIGPKEDVMCVGIDEIRDVALGLEMEGLDNWQYPYQRVLIDDKQGEIVGFWKQVARTGEAADDEYEIYGIGGSWFRLNAEAKIEWQRDFFDFGHVQKLYLDLMTAGKLSAGMQKRIERSLAGEKLPGYYPLGTSPVPLW from the coding sequence ATGGCGACTTCAGCCCCCCTCCCCCGCGAGGCCTACGAAGAATGGGTCGAGCGCTGGCTGCAGGCCAACCGCGACGCCGAAGCGGCCGGCGACTGGCGGCCGCTGGCCGACTTCTACTCCGATGACGCCACCTACGGCTGGAACATCGGCCCCAAAGAGGACGTCATGTGTGTCGGGATCGACGAGATCCGCGACGTTGCCCTGGGTCTGGAGATGGAGGGGCTGGACAACTGGCAGTACCCCTACCAAAGAGTGCTCATCGACGATAAGCAGGGCGAGATCGTCGGATTCTGGAAGCAGGTCGCCAGGACGGGAGAAGCCGCCGACGACGAATACGAGATTTACGGAATCGGCGGCAGCTGGTTTCGGCTCAACGCCGAGGCGAAGATCGAGTGGCAGCGTGACTTCTTCGACTTCGGTCACGTCCAGAAGCTCTACCTGGACCTGATGACCGCAGGAAAGCTCTCGGCCGGAATGCAGAAGCGCATCGAGCGCAGCCTGGCCGGCGAGAAGCTCCCCGGCTATTACCCGCTGGGCACATCTCCGGTTCCACTCTGGTAG
- a CDS encoding ferredoxin has protein sequence MGSYTVKVDLDLCQGHAMCELEAPDYFQVPKHGKVEILDAEPPDTDRRQIQAAVRACPTRALSIEEKE, from the coding sequence ATGGGTAGCTACACAGTGAAGGTGGACCTGGACCTGTGCCAGGGCCACGCCATGTGCGAGTTGGAGGCGCCCGACTACTTCCAAGTGCCCAAGCACGGCAAGGTCGAGATCCTCGACGCTGAACCACCCGACACCGACCGCCGCCAGATTCAGGCTGCCGTACGGGCCTGCCCCACCCGAGCGTTGTCCATTGAAGAGAAGGAATAG
- a CDS encoding cytochrome P450: MTVSVEVPRVSGGQAEHGHLEEFRTDPIALMQRVRDECGDVGWFDLAGRKVVLLTGAEANEFFFRSTDDELDQAAAYPFMTPIFGNGVVFDAPPERRAEMLHNTALRGEHMKRHASTIEHEVRQMIEGWGESGEIDLLEFFAELTIYTSTACLIGRKFREELDNRFAQLYYELENGTDPLCYVDPYLPIESFRRRDEARVKLVELVQGIMNGRLANPESDKKRRDMIDVMVSIPDENGNPRFSADEITGIIISMMFAGHHTSSGTSAWTLIEMLRHPEAHAAVIAELDELYADGGEVSFHALRQIPNLENVLKETLRMHPPLIILMRVAKGEFEVCGYPIHEGDMVAASPAVSNRIPENFPEPNDFVPERYNEPREEDVIHRWTWIPFGAGRHRCVGAAFATMQIKAIFSVLLREYEFEMSQPPESYRNDHSKMVVQLARPAKVRYRRRSK, encoded by the coding sequence ATGACCGTCAGTGTTGAGGTTCCCCGCGTTTCCGGGGGCCAGGCCGAGCACGGCCATCTCGAAGAATTCCGCACCGATCCGATCGCGTTGATGCAGCGCGTCCGCGACGAATGCGGCGACGTCGGCTGGTTCGACCTGGCCGGCCGCAAGGTGGTGCTGCTGACCGGTGCCGAAGCCAACGAGTTCTTCTTCCGTTCCACCGACGACGAACTCGACCAAGCCGCCGCCTACCCGTTCATGACTCCGATCTTCGGCAACGGCGTGGTCTTCGACGCTCCGCCGGAGCGGCGCGCAGAGATGTTGCACAACACCGCACTTCGCGGCGAGCACATGAAGCGCCACGCCAGCACCATCGAGCATGAGGTGCGCCAGATGATCGAAGGGTGGGGCGAGAGCGGTGAAATTGATCTACTGGAGTTCTTCGCCGAGCTGACCATCTACACCTCGACGGCGTGCCTGATCGGGCGGAAGTTCCGTGAAGAACTCGACAACCGGTTCGCCCAGCTCTACTACGAACTGGAGAACGGCACCGACCCGCTGTGCTACGTCGACCCGTACCTGCCGATCGAGAGCTTCCGCCGCCGTGACGAGGCCCGCGTCAAGCTGGTCGAACTGGTGCAGGGCATCATGAACGGCCGGCTGGCCAACCCGGAGTCCGACAAGAAACGCCGGGACATGATCGACGTCATGGTGTCGATCCCGGACGAGAACGGAAACCCGCGGTTTTCCGCCGACGAGATCACCGGGATCATCATCTCGATGATGTTCGCCGGGCATCACACCAGCTCGGGAACCAGCGCGTGGACGCTGATCGAGATGCTGCGCCACCCGGAGGCGCACGCCGCAGTGATCGCCGAACTCGACGAGCTGTACGCCGACGGCGGCGAGGTAAGTTTCCATGCGCTGCGCCAGATCCCGAACCTGGAGAACGTGCTCAAAGAGACCCTGCGCATGCATCCGCCGCTGATCATCTTGATGCGGGTGGCCAAGGGTGAGTTCGAGGTCTGCGGCTACCCGATCCACGAAGGCGACATGGTGGCGGCGTCGCCGGCGGTCTCCAACCGGATTCCGGAGAACTTCCCCGAACCTAACGACTTCGTCCCGGAACGCTACAACGAACCGCGCGAGGAAGACGTCATTCACCGCTGGACGTGGATCCCGTTCGGGGCCGGTCGGCACCGCTGCGTCGGGGCGGCGTTTGCCACCATGCAGATCAAGGCGATCTTCTCGGTTCTGCTGCGCGAGTATGAATTCGAGATGTCGCAGCCGCCGGAGAGCTACCGCAACGACCATTCCAAGATGGTGGTGCAACTGGCTCGCCCCGCCAAGGTCCGCTACCGGCGACGCAGCAAGTAG
- a CDS encoding SDR family oxidoreductase: protein MPRFDPSPDRRPAIVTGASSGIGAATAEELARRGFPVALGARRVDKLAKLVDTIRDNGGEAVAFPLDVTDADSVKSFVAQSIDALGEIELLVSGAGDMFPGRIHELPTEAFNDQIQVHLIGANRLATAVLPDMVARQRGDVIFVGSDVALQQRPHMGAYGAAKAALVAMVHNLRMELEGTGVRASIVHPGPTLTEMGWKLSAEQVGPMLEDWAKWGQARHSYFLRPQDLARAIAFVAETPRGAHIVDMEVQPEAPLRDTASDRQNLQLGEEGMPS, encoded by the coding sequence ATGCCACGCTTCGACCCATCCCCGGACCGACGGCCCGCCATCGTCACGGGCGCATCCTCGGGTATCGGCGCCGCCACCGCAGAAGAGTTGGCGCGCCGTGGTTTCCCGGTAGCCTTGGGCGCCCGGCGTGTGGATAAGCTGGCGAAGCTCGTCGATACCATCCGCGACAATGGCGGCGAGGCCGTCGCGTTCCCGCTCGACGTCACCGACGCCGACTCGGTGAAATCTTTTGTGGCGCAGAGTATCGATGCCCTCGGTGAGATCGAGTTGCTGGTCTCCGGCGCTGGCGACATGTTCCCCGGACGCATTCACGAGCTGCCCACCGAAGCGTTCAACGATCAGATTCAGGTACATCTGATCGGCGCCAACCGGTTGGCCACCGCGGTGTTGCCGGACATGGTCGCCCGCCAGCGCGGTGACGTGATCTTCGTCGGCTCCGATGTGGCTTTGCAGCAGCGTCCACATATGGGTGCCTACGGCGCGGCCAAAGCCGCGCTGGTCGCGATGGTGCACAACCTGCGAATGGAGCTGGAGGGCACCGGGGTACGCGCCTCGATCGTCCACCCCGGTCCGACCCTGACCGAGATGGGCTGGAAGCTGTCGGCCGAACAGGTGGGACCGATGCTCGAAGACTGGGCCAAGTGGGGTCAGGCTCGGCACAGCTACTTCCTTCGCCCGCAAGACCTGGCTCGCGCCATCGCGTTCGTCGCGGAGACCCCGCGCGGCGCACACATCGTCGACATGGAGGTGCAGCCCGAGGCCCCGCTACGCGACACCGCCTCCGATCGCCAGAACCTGCAACTGGGCGAGGAAGGAATGCCGTCATGA
- a CDS encoding cytochrome P450, giving the protein MSLQTAPPVLNPYDYDFHEDPFPYYRRLRDEAPVYRNEELNFWAISRHQDVLHGFRNSEALSNRDGVSLDPVSRGPHAQLVMSFLAMDDPAHLRLRTLVSKGFTPRRIRELEPQVVRLARQHLDAAIQPGSDGTCSFDFINDFAGKLPMDVISELMGVPEADRARIRELADGVLHREDGVTDVPQSAIQASVDLMTYYNAMIADFKKNPADNLTSALLETEVDGDRLGDSEILAFLFLMVIAGNETTTKLLGSSVYWGHRNRDQLTSVFADRSRIPLWVEETLRYDTPSQILARTVAEDYTLHGTTIPADSVVLLLPGSGNRDERVFDDPDDFRIGRDIGSKLLSFGSGAHFCLGAHLARMEARVALDELFSRISDYQVDEANAVRVHSSNVRGFADLPITVKEA; this is encoded by the coding sequence ATGAGCTTGCAGACGGCACCACCCGTCCTCAACCCCTACGACTACGACTTCCACGAGGACCCGTTCCCCTACTACCGGCGCCTGCGCGACGAGGCCCCGGTGTACCGCAACGAAGAGCTCAATTTCTGGGCGATCTCGCGCCACCAAGATGTGCTGCACGGGTTCCGCAACAGCGAAGCGCTGTCCAACCGGGATGGGGTTTCCCTGGACCCGGTCTCCCGCGGCCCGCATGCCCAGCTGGTGATGTCGTTTTTGGCGATGGACGATCCGGCGCATCTGCGGCTTCGCACCCTGGTGTCCAAGGGCTTCACCCCGCGCCGGATCCGCGAGCTCGAACCCCAAGTGGTTCGGCTGGCGCGCCAGCATCTGGATGCCGCGATCCAGCCCGGCTCCGACGGCACCTGCTCGTTCGACTTCATCAACGATTTCGCTGGCAAGCTGCCGATGGACGTCATCTCCGAGCTGATGGGTGTGCCGGAAGCCGACAGGGCCCGGATCCGGGAACTCGCCGACGGGGTGCTGCACCGCGAGGACGGGGTGACCGATGTGCCCCAGTCGGCGATCCAGGCGTCGGTGGATCTGATGACCTACTACAACGCGATGATCGCCGACTTCAAGAAGAACCCGGCCGACAACCTGACCTCCGCACTGCTAGAGACCGAGGTCGACGGCGACCGGCTCGGCGACTCCGAGATCCTGGCGTTCTTGTTCTTGATGGTGATCGCCGGCAACGAGACCACCACCAAACTGCTCGGCAGCTCCGTCTACTGGGGGCACCGCAACCGCGACCAGCTGACCTCGGTGTTCGCCGACCGCTCCCGGATCCCGCTGTGGGTCGAGGAGACACTGCGCTACGACACCCCCAGCCAGATCCTGGCCCGCACCGTTGCCGAGGACTACACACTGCACGGCACCACCATTCCGGCCGACTCGGTGGTGCTGTTGTTGCCCGGTTCCGGAAACCGTGACGAGCGGGTCTTCGACGACCCCGACGACTTCCGGATCGGACGCGACATCGGTTCCAAGCTGCTCAGTTTCGGCAGCGGCGCCCACTTCTGCCTCGGCGCACACCTGGCCCGGATGGAGGCCCGGGTGGCGCTCGACGAACTTTTCAGCCGGATCAGCGACTACCAGGTCGATGAGGCCAACGCCGTGCGAGTGCATTCATCCAACGTGCGCGGCTTCGCCGACCTCCCGATCACCGTCAAGGAGGCATAA
- a CDS encoding TetR family transcriptional regulator: MAAVTSSNAALAEPATRNRRQEETFRKVLRAGVEMLREKSYADLTVRAVAARAKVAPATAYTYFSSKNHLIAEVYLDLVRQVPYFTDVNEPMPSRVNQALRHLALVVADEPEVAAACTAALLSGNSDPAVRTVRDRIGAEIHRRIISAFGPDADPQKVSALEMTFFGALVNAGSGAFTYHQITDRLAYVVSLILESGAPR, from the coding sequence GTGGCGGCAGTCACATCGTCGAACGCTGCCTTGGCTGAGCCGGCGACCCGGAACCGGCGCCAGGAAGAGACCTTCCGCAAGGTGCTGCGCGCCGGCGTCGAGATGCTGCGGGAGAAGTCCTACGCAGACCTGACCGTGCGCGCCGTCGCGGCCCGCGCCAAGGTCGCCCCGGCCACCGCCTATACCTACTTCTCCTCCAAGAACCATCTGATCGCCGAGGTGTATCTGGACCTGGTCCGCCAGGTCCCCTACTTCACCGACGTCAACGAGCCGATGCCGAGTCGGGTCAACCAGGCGCTGCGGCACCTGGCACTGGTGGTCGCCGACGAGCCCGAGGTCGCGGCGGCCTGCACGGCCGCGCTGCTCAGCGGCAACAGCGACCCGGCGGTCCGCACGGTGCGCGACCGGATCGGCGCGGAGATCCACCGCCGCATCATCTCGGCGTTCGGCCCGGACGCGGACCCCCAGAAGGTCTCTGCCCTGGAGATGACCTTCTTCGGCGCTCTGGTCAACGCCGGCAGCGGCGCCTTCACCTACCACCAGATCACCGATCGGCTGGCCTATGTCGTCAGCCTGATCCTCGAATCAGGAGCACCGCGATGA
- a CDS encoding aldehyde dehydrogenase, which translates to MALLADGVSRLLIDGKLTSGGAGGFATVNPATEEVLGEAANADAADMDRAIGAARRAFDETDWSTNTELRVRCVRQLRDAMLEHVEELRDLTIADVGAPRMLTAGAQLEGPINDLSFAADTAENYEWTQDLGQAAPMGIPTRRSVVREAVGVVGAITPWNFPHQINLAKLGPALAAGNTVVLKPAPDTPWVAAVLGELIAENTDIPPGVVNIVTSTDHALGATLAKDPRVDLVSFTGSTATGRSVMADAAATIKKVFLELGGKSAFLVLDDADLAAACSVAGFSVCLHAGQGCAITTRLVVPRARYDEAVAIAARTMGSIKAGDPSKPGTICGPVISARQRDRVQSYLDLAITEGGSFACGGGRPADQPAGFFIEPTVIAGLTNEARVAREEIFGPVLTVIAHDGDDDAVRIANDSPYGLSATVYGADAERAAGVAARVRAGTVNVNGGVWYSADMPFGGYKQSGNGREMGIAGFEEYLEIKAIATAAN; encoded by the coding sequence ATGGCGCTACTGGCTGACGGCGTGAGCCGGCTGCTTATCGACGGCAAGCTGACCTCGGGCGGAGCCGGCGGCTTCGCCACCGTCAACCCGGCCACCGAAGAGGTGCTCGGTGAGGCGGCCAATGCCGACGCCGCCGACATGGATCGCGCGATCGGCGCGGCACGCCGGGCGTTCGACGAGACCGACTGGTCGACCAACACCGAACTGCGGGTGCGCTGCGTACGTCAATTGCGGGACGCGATGCTCGAGCACGTCGAGGAGCTTCGCGATCTGACCATCGCCGATGTGGGCGCGCCCCGGATGCTGACCGCCGGCGCGCAGCTGGAAGGGCCGATCAACGACCTCAGTTTCGCCGCGGACACCGCCGAAAATTACGAGTGGACACAAGATCTCGGTCAGGCTGCGCCGATGGGGATCCCCACTCGACGCTCGGTGGTGCGGGAGGCGGTGGGCGTCGTCGGCGCCATCACCCCGTGGAACTTCCCGCATCAGATCAACCTGGCCAAGTTGGGCCCGGCGCTGGCCGCCGGCAACACCGTCGTGCTCAAGCCCGCACCCGACACTCCATGGGTCGCCGCGGTACTCGGCGAGCTGATCGCGGAGAACACCGACATTCCGCCGGGCGTGGTCAACATCGTCACCTCGACCGACCACGCGCTGGGTGCCACACTCGCCAAAGACCCACGGGTGGACTTGGTTTCGTTCACCGGCTCGACTGCCACCGGCCGCAGCGTGATGGCGGACGCCGCCGCCACCATCAAGAAGGTGTTCCTGGAGCTGGGAGGCAAGTCCGCCTTCCTGGTGCTCGACGATGCCGACCTGGCTGCGGCCTGCTCGGTGGCGGGATTCTCGGTCTGCCTGCACGCCGGGCAGGGCTGCGCGATCACCACGCGACTGGTGGTGCCCCGGGCTCGCTACGACGAGGCGGTCGCCATCGCGGCCCGCACCATGGGCTCGATCAAGGCCGGCGACCCGTCAAAGCCGGGCACCATCTGCGGCCCGGTGATCTCGGCTCGCCAGCGTGACCGGGTGCAGAGCTACCTGGATCTCGCGATCACCGAGGGCGGGAGCTTCGCCTGCGGTGGCGGTCGCCCAGCGGATCAGCCCGCCGGCTTCTTCATCGAACCCACCGTGATCGCCGGGCTCACCAACGAGGCGCGGGTGGCCCGCGAGGAGATCTTCGGCCCCGTGCTCACCGTGATCGCGCATGACGGCGACGACGACGCGGTGCGCATCGCCAACGACTCACCCTACGGGTTGTCCGCCACCGTCTACGGTGCCGACGCCGAGCGGGCGGCGGGGGTGGCGGCCCGAGTGCGCGCCGGCACCGTCAACGTCAACGGCGGGGTGTGGTACTCCGCAGACATGCCGTTCGGCGGTTACAAGCAGTCCGGCAATGGCCGCGAGATGGGCATCGCCGGGTTCGAGGAATACCTGGAAATCAAAGCCATTGCGACAGCAGCGAACTAA
- a CDS encoding SDR family oxidoreductase, with product MGQFDDKVAIVTGSGGGIGQAYAQALAGEGAAVVVADINIDGAKTVAEQIVADGGKAIAVRVDVSDLESAQAMADAAVAEFGGIDYLVNNAAIFGGMKLDGLLTVPWDYYENFMRVNLDGALICTRAVYEHMAQRGGGAIVNQSSTAAWVYSNFYGLAKVGVNGLTQQLSRELGWRNIRINAIAPGPIDTEANRVTTPQAIVKQMVQQLPLARMGTPEDLVPMCLFLLSDQASWITGQIFNVDGGQIIRS from the coding sequence ATGGGTCAATTCGACGACAAGGTGGCTATCGTCACCGGCTCCGGTGGCGGAATCGGGCAGGCCTACGCCCAGGCCCTCGCCGGCGAGGGCGCTGCGGTGGTGGTCGCTGACATCAACATCGACGGCGCGAAGACCGTGGCCGAGCAGATCGTCGCCGACGGCGGCAAGGCGATCGCGGTGCGCGTCGACGTCTCCGACCTGGAGTCGGCGCAGGCCATGGCGGACGCGGCCGTGGCGGAGTTCGGCGGAATCGACTACCTGGTCAACAACGCCGCGATCTTCGGCGGGATGAAGCTCGACGGCCTGCTCACCGTGCCGTGGGACTACTACGAGAACTTCATGCGGGTGAATCTGGACGGCGCACTGATCTGCACCCGGGCGGTTTACGAGCACATGGCTCAGCGCGGCGGCGGCGCGATCGTCAACCAGTCCTCCACCGCGGCATGGGTCTACTCGAACTTCTACGGCCTGGCCAAGGTCGGCGTCAACGGCCTGACCCAGCAGCTCTCCCGCGAGCTGGGCTGGCGCAACATCCGGATCAACGCGATCGCACCCGGCCCGATCGACACCGAGGCCAACCGGGTCACCACCCCGCAGGCCATCGTGAAGCAGATGGTGCAGCAGCTGCCGCTGGCCCGGATGGGCACGCCGGAAGATCTCGTCCCGATGTGCCTGTTCCTGCTGTCGGATCAGGCGTCGTGGATCACCGGCCAGATCTTCAACGTCGACGGCGGACAGATCATCCGCTCATGA
- a CDS encoding NAD(P)-dependent oxidoreductase, with amino-acid sequence MSGPEEQPRLGYIGLGNMGAPMAKRLVDWPGGVTIFDLRTEAMAPLAEAGASVAGSVAEVGANADIISITVLDDAQVRQVVAELVPTAKPGTVIAIHSTIADTTAAELAEELKRHGIHVVDAPVSGGAGAAEKGQLATMVGADRAVYEQIKPAFKQWASLVIHAGEPGAGTRMKLARNMLTFTAYAAAGEAMKLAEAAGLDLQALGRVVRHTDALTGGPGAIMLLDSTAPLPADHFLYNAFTHTRGLGEKDLRLALGLGQDTGVDLPLARVALAELAAGLGVPHSEGLGEN; translated from the coding sequence ATGAGCGGCCCGGAAGAACAGCCCCGCCTCGGCTACATCGGCCTGGGCAATATGGGTGCGCCGATGGCCAAGCGTCTGGTCGACTGGCCCGGTGGGGTAACGATTTTCGACCTGCGGACCGAAGCGATGGCGCCACTGGCCGAGGCTGGGGCCAGCGTAGCCGGCAGTGTCGCCGAGGTCGGCGCGAACGCCGACATCATCAGCATCACGGTGCTCGACGACGCCCAGGTCCGCCAGGTGGTCGCCGAACTGGTACCCACGGCGAAGCCCGGCACCGTCATCGCGATCCACTCGACGATCGCCGACACCACGGCCGCCGAGCTGGCTGAGGAGCTCAAGCGCCACGGCATTCACGTCGTCGACGCTCCGGTCAGCGGTGGTGCCGGCGCGGCTGAGAAGGGCCAACTGGCCACCATGGTCGGTGCCGATCGCGCGGTCTACGAGCAGATCAAGCCGGCTTTCAAGCAGTGGGCATCGTTGGTGATCCACGCCGGGGAGCCCGGCGCCGGAACCCGAATGAAGCTGGCGCGCAACATGTTGACGTTCACCGCCTACGCGGCGGCCGGCGAAGCTATGAAATTGGCCGAGGCGGCCGGGCTCGATCTGCAGGCGCTGGGCCGAGTGGTGCGCCACACCGATGCGCTCACCGGCGGTCCCGGCGCGATCATGCTGCTGGACTCGACCGCACCGCTGCCGGCGGACCACTTCCTGTACAACGCCTTCACCCATACCCGCGGACTCGGGGAGAAAGACCTGCGCCTCGCACTGGGATTGGGACAGGACACCGGGGTCGACCTTCCGCTCGCCCGGGTCGCGCTCGCCGAACTAGCCGCCGGACTGGGCGTACCGCACTCGGAAGGACTAGGAGAGAACTGA
- a CDS encoding carboxymuconolactone decarboxylase family protein, whose protein sequence is MDELRRAGLAKMNEVYAWDMPDMPGEYFALTADHLFGRIWSRPGLSMRDKRLMTLTVVTAAGEKDLAEIQVNAALHNGELTEDELREMAIFITHYVGFPRGSGLNSVVEKVIAKRNKAAAEGKREDKKANVAAVLDKQKGE, encoded by the coding sequence ATGGACGAACTGCGCCGTGCCGGGCTGGCCAAGATGAACGAGGTCTACGCCTGGGACATGCCCGACATGCCGGGCGAGTACTTCGCGCTCACCGCCGATCACCTGTTCGGCCGAATCTGGAGCCGGCCCGGGCTTTCCATGCGCGACAAGCGCCTGATGACGCTGACGGTGGTGACCGCGGCGGGGGAGAAGGACCTCGCGGAGATCCAGGTCAACGCCGCGCTGCACAACGGCGAGCTGACCGAGGACGAGCTGCGCGAGATGGCCATCTTCATCACCCATTACGTCGGCTTCCCCCGCGGATCCGGGCTGAACTCCGTGGTGGAGAAGGTGATTGCCAAGCGCAACAAGGCCGCCGCCGAGGGCAAGCGCGAGGACAAGAAGGCCAACGTCGCAGCCGTGCTGGATAAGCAGAAGGGCGAGTGA
- a CDS encoding SDR family oxidoreductase encodes MTQNLLAARGAVVVGGSRGIGRAVARLLAACGAGVVVNGRDPGAVEDTTAAITAAGGRAIGLAGAAHVEATAVALIQACREEYGSVDVLINCAGVAEPPGSSILSVSTEQFQDLLDAHLGTAFQTCRAAAPIMAEQRRGSIVNSGSVAFLGDYGGTGYPAGKGAINGLTVAVAAELAPYGVRANVVCPGAKTRLSTGDDYEKHIRDLNARGLLDEVSMQASLDPAPADYVAPLYAYLASDLSAEVSGSVFLASGGFLGRFDRPVPAVLGYRDHQRHSPWTVDELHTMVASR; translated from the coding sequence GTGACCCAGAACCTGCTCGCCGCGCGGGGTGCCGTGGTGGTCGGCGGCAGTCGCGGCATCGGGCGAGCGGTGGCGCGGCTGCTGGCGGCGTGCGGTGCCGGAGTGGTGGTCAATGGCCGGGACCCGGGGGCGGTGGAGGACACCACCGCGGCGATCACCGCAGCGGGTGGGCGGGCGATCGGCCTGGCCGGTGCGGCCCATGTCGAGGCGACCGCCGTGGCGCTGATCCAGGCCTGTCGGGAGGAATACGGCAGCGTCGACGTGCTGATCAACTGCGCCGGCGTCGCCGAACCCCCCGGCTCCTCGATCCTGTCGGTGTCCACCGAACAATTCCAGGACCTGCTCGACGCACATTTGGGCACGGCCTTTCAGACCTGCCGGGCGGCCGCGCCGATCATGGCCGAGCAGCGCCGAGGCTCGATCGTCAACAGCGGTTCGGTGGCATTTCTGGGCGATTACGGCGGCACCGGATATCCCGCCGGCAAGGGCGCGATCAACGGCCTGACCGTGGCGGTGGCAGCGGAGCTCGCGCCCTACGGGGTGCGGGCGAATGTCGTCTGTCCGGGCGCCAAGACCCGGTTGTCCACCGGCGATGACTATGAGAAGCACATCCGCGACCTGAACGCCCGGGGTTTGTTAGATGAGGTCAGCATGCAGGCTTCGCTGGACCCGGCCCCCGCCGACTACGTCGCCCCGCTGTACGCCTACCTGGCCAGCGACCTGTCTGCCGAGGTGAGCGGATCGGTGTTCCTGGCCTCGGGAGGCTTCCTGGGCCGCTTCGACCGGCCGGTCCCCGCGGTGCTCGGATACCGCGATCACCAGCGCCACTCGCCCTGGACCGTCGACGAACTGCACACCATGGTGGCGAGCCGCTGA